Proteins encoded together in one Bactrocera neohumeralis isolate Rockhampton chromosome 4, APGP_CSIRO_Bneo_wtdbg2-racon-allhic-juicebox.fasta_v2, whole genome shotgun sequence window:
- the LOC126756441 gene encoding endocuticle structural protein SgAbd-6-like, giving the protein MVKVFVLFACLAVAAVSAAPTEEPEREVVAILKSEINKRDDGSYDLHYEGGDGTIRKEAASVVDEGTEDEALEVKGSYKYINSEGEEVEVFYTAGKNGFVPYGSIINPEISAVAEAAKDLPKEEVVEPKKKTVSV; this is encoded by the exons ATGGTTAAAGTT TTCGTTCTTTTCGCTTGTCTCGCCGTCGCTGCTGTCTCAGCTGCACCAACCGAAGAGCCAGAACGTGAGGTTGTAGCCATACTGAAGTCCGAGATCAACAAGCGCGATGATGGTTCATACGATTTGCACTACGAAGGTGGTGATGGCACCATCCGCAAGGAGGCAGCCAGCGTAGTCGATGAAGGTACCGAAGATGAAGCACTCGAAGTTAAAGGCTCCTACAAATACATCAACTCCGAGGGTGAGGAAGTCGAGGTCTTCTACACTGCTGGCAAAAATGGTTTCGTGCCCTACGGTTCAATCATCAATCCAGAGATCTCAGCTGTAGCTGAAGCTGCCAAGGACTTGCCCAAGGAAGAGGTTGTAGAGCCAAAAAAGAAAACCGTCAGCGTCTAA